GGCGTGGTTGCCGTGCCCACAAAATCTCATcatttttcgtgttttttttttatacattagcCAAACGTACGCGtaaccttatttttttattttgttaggtACGGGATCTTGTGGAGAGGTGCAAGTGTCCGACCCAGTTCCCAATGATCAGAGTGTCCGAAGGAAAATACCGTATCGGCGATACTAAAGTCTTGATATTTGTCAGGGTGAGTACCTATGTGCTGtgtgtattatgatatattactatgtatgcaaccgtttttataaaatatacttatgtcCGTtcgactaatatattatattgttgttctatTCGGCGtgcgtgcataatataatatcatccttATATAGATACTGAGGAGTCACGTTATGGTCAGAGTGGGCGGAGGCTGGGACACACTGTCTCATTACTTGGACAAACATGACCCGTGCCGATGCAAAACTGGTAAGCCACATTTTACCTAAAGcgaaagaaaacaaatataatatgtaatgggAGGAAAAACATATCGTGTCCGCTGAACAACACACCGTAAAGCCGTACGTTATTATGTGGCcgcatttataataacatatacctacgtattagtGTACCTACGGTTTAGATGGGCGGCagggaataaaaatataatacgtttcCTACAAGGTCAACAGTAATAAAGTATTGGTGTAGGCCATTTGTCGGGCAATTGATTCTTGCGTAAAATGTCCCACtagacacattataatattgtgttgttgtaGCGTCGTAGTTAGTTTTGGTCATGCGTAAATGCGTTTGTTGTTTTATcgtttttagcttttttttttttatttttttattgtttttcttttattaattttacttaaatagcTCATCGAGCCCCGGTGTCTGCGAAACTGACGGGTGTCAGGAGCGGCGGGCCCACGTTGGAAATATCGCACGCCCAAGTACACTACGAAAGGTCAGTactttgttgtattttattatattattatgtatgtttgtataatacGTTTAGCATGTACCGAGTAGGATTTGcatgcagtatattattattcataggcATGTACAACTGCGCATTTATAATGCGGAAAgagaaaaacatttaataatccatttggttttttgtttaaaacacataaaaatcTTGTACATTTCGTAAGAAATTTTCTCCGACGGGAACATGAGAAATATCGTAGCACTTCAAATAAACGTACTGACTTAATAAAATCAGTAACGAGCGCTGACGAGTTTCAAAGTATGaggctataatttattattatgacatcgCACTGCAGTTAGAACGAATGGCATATAATCTTATAACCAAATActacagtacctattataaataccaCAGGgaggttatttttatttcaaatgacggcattagttttttttatcatattttataatattataattaggactGTGAACATAATGCATTAAACAAATATGAAGAGATCCctaagcaaaataatatataaattcatatttaattttttttttttataaatgtattgtatttagagtaatcacaataattaagatacatatatagatacagtgtgatttttaagcatgctcatcccattttaatgtttagattatgcataggtatatttaaattatgatttttggaacttttaagtatatttaaagacgatattttcaaaaacttcaaTTTTTCCCAACATTTAATGATAGGAGTATCCTGTGGCGATACCAGCATTAGCTTTTCAGATTGgaacctatacattataatgtaaattgtgAAACAGATGATTTTTCTGAATGCTTTGACGTATTTTAAtcgaaatttgaataaaaaatgtctgaGTTGTTCTACTTTAAATGCGAAGGATATTATTcatctaagtatttgaaaatatcgtCTATATAACTacacttaaacatttaaaaaaccagAATTgtgaatatatgcataatttaagtataaaagtaGGGcttaaaaaatgcttaaaaaatcatcctgtataaaAGAGGGCATGTtgaataatagattataatataatctatggtAATACATTTCATGCGATGATGGGGTTCTAACCATGTGttgaaaaaacttaatttatttatttcgaatacgattttaaatattttttaattttatttaagaacaaaatataagcTTAGAAATCATTGGGAATACTTACTTGAGAACACTTTTATAAAACTGTAAATCCCTCATCCTATTTCAATTACAATTgagagttattacttattaatacgtacttatataactaattatagttattatcaaGTATATAGCATTCCctacacttaaaattaaataggacTAGCTTATGTTATTGGTATTGAAGTGGTTAATACATAGTGTTCACGGTTACCACTCAAGTACTCGACTGCAGTTCACTTATattatcttcaatttttttttataatcgtatACAATAAGGAAACATATACTATTTGTAATAAAGTCAATACAAAATTTACTACCTTCTGagtttagatttatattattatattattgtattatagctACATATTCACAGccctaatattatacaacactgcAGCGTCTGTTTCGCCCTATACAGTTCCCTACAacaattacataatactataatatcatataatttaccatatccgtatatacatgtattgtgtgtatgtataatatatagatcacCGCCGAGAACACGACGCTCGTCCACGTCCAGCACGGGCAGCAGTGGTAATGGCGGTTACTCCGGCGGCCTGAGCCTGACGTCGGGAGGCCTAGCCACGGCCAAGCGGGCGAGCCGCCGTCGGAGCCGATCGCCGTCCCCGCGACCGACTGCCAAACTGAGTGCGCCCGTGGACGCGGGCCGCCGAAGCAGGAGTCCCACTCCTCGGCGGGCCACCGACCACTTGGCCGTGGCTAACGCGGGCTGCAGGTCCAGGTCGGTGACCCCCAGCGGGAGACGTACACGGCGGTCAGCGTCACCTTCGTCCGCAGCCGTTAACGGCGGTGGCGGTGAACGTCTGTTGCATGTGCCAAACGGACAGCGACAGTCCTGCAACGACCGAAGCCGTTCGCCGTCGGCGGCGCGCCAGCGAAGCGGAGTGGACGACACGCCGACGCCGAAGATATCGCTGAACTTCACGTCAGAACTGGCTGCCGAGTTGGGCGATCGGCTACAACGATCTTCCAGAGAATCGTCCGTGGACATAGTACAGCAGCGCGAGACCGGAAAAATGGGTGGTGGCCGGAACGGCGGTGACGACTGCGACGACGATGACtgcgacgatgacgacgacgacgatgatgacgtGACCGTGGACACATCGTCCACGTGCCGGGTGTCGGATAACTTCCGTGGCACCGGACAGTACCACGTGCTAAACCCCATGCCCGTGACGGCCATCGGCGAGAGGCGGCACTCGACCGTCAGGGAGGAAGAGTCCGCGGTGGACACGACGCCGTTCAGCCGCGTGTCGGACAGCCTGAGGGTGGCCGCATACGATAGTCCGCCATCGGCTGGCCGCAAAAAGTCGCAAACGGCCCGCGGGGACGCGAAGAAGTCGGAACCGGTGGGCACGGACAGCGGATCGGAAGTGTCGGACGAGGGCTACAGGAGCCTGGGAGTGGTGGCTTCGCCGCCGTTCAACTCTAACGTGAAACACGTGCAAAAATCAAACGGTAagcgtcataatataatattatgcaaaatatcgttataggtatgtctaattGGTGCGAGGGACTCGCTATGCGATACTAATAATtcgaatctatattataatacaaacatcgTACATTTTGTCTAACccaaaaataaacgtttttctgtattttaattttcaaccaatttttttaaaaaaaacaactaactTTGCGCCTTTATAGGATTCATTTTGAACACATAATGTTTATTTCCGTTTAGTgtagattgtacctatatacactatacactatgTAAACATTCTACCctcaatttgatataatattatacattattcagtCACAATTatctgtttataatatcattagcatacattataaatgtttataggtacaataatatatttctttcgGATCGTTGACATTGGCATTGACATGATGTATGTCAGAgaaaattctattttaataatacctatatgtacgcGTACCTATAACGTATCTGCGGGAATGTGTCGTTGACCTAAAcgcgtacatattatacgaaagaagttttttcgatattttttagaTTGGCCCGCTATTCGcctataggtatctaaataataaaaacaatgttatacGATGACCTTAACGtacgttgtaaaataaaacatgctTAACAAATCACAATGAAAATAGTTCGGTATTGATTTTCCCTTTTAATCGGTACGTAGGtaatagttgtaatatttttgtctacaggtcattatataattatctaacattttatattatcaaacgttaatttttttttagtatttttatttttaaacaagaaaatataattaaattctcAGCTCAACCGACACGATGGCTAATTAACGTAACAAATGTTATAATTACTCTTGAGTTAGGACCACCACAAAGAATTAATTATATGCAATAATTAGTTTTGTAATATTACGATACAGGTAACATCCTACGCGTATAGCCACAAGCGTTTTGTCACGATTGGTAATCTcgttttaatatacattttaaattatactgaaaTACTCATTCttataggtttattataatagtagtcgCGTAATAAACGTGTAAACAATAAGTAGATTggtatgtacatattaatatcatacgtATGTGTTTTGATATAACTGCTTTGCATTTTGGTAGAATACTTTTTTCGAGTCTCGTGCATGCATTTTGAATTGCCGTGTATGTACTCTTTTAGTCGCATATACTTAGAATTAttcataaccataatattatagtataatatctgaTTGTGGTTAAAGtttatgaatgttaatattatgtgagaACTCGACACGAACACCAAAGGATTAAATCAGGTAGGATGGATTGCAATAATATGTTGATGAGGTGGTAGTTGAGGTATATGATGCGGTATATAGTAATGTAATAAACGTCTCCCCACCTGTGCGAGTAACATCGCAGTTTACATGCGCGGGAACATcgcaataatagtattattacatcTTACCTGGAAAATGTTATTTCGCATCTTGTTGTGATttctcaactcaaaattattattattattattaggtatttttatcattatatttaataccggtaggcatattattattaagctggTTGAGAAATATCCGATGGTGACGACCATTCACTTGATCACTATACACATTAGTCTCGTCGCCGTTATCACTGTTGGTAcgatatacatttatgtatgcgtgtaataaattataatgcataccaatgtaaaatatattatattattatataggtatcatatatTTGAGCGGTTTACGCAAGCTGGATTTATAGCTTAACTCGAATTTCAAAACTACACGAAGTTCATAAATATTCTCGTCTCGAACGCTGTCTCCAGATTTAGTCGACCAATCCCTTATAGAATACATAACTGTCATGCAAACACCTTCCCACTGTCCAGACTACTGTGTCGAAACCCTACGTGGTTCAACATGTTTTCAGTTGGCTGGCCCATACATCATcacgtttattatatatatatattataatatgcataatatacaataataatatatatatacacgcataTTCCAGTGAATAATTTAATCCACGCGCATTTGAAATGTTATCTCGCCCACATTTTGACACGCCTAGCCAAAAGCACGTACGCGGCGCAGCGATTTGGGTTcagatttttaagaaaaaaaaaacgtttttctcAACCCGTCAAAATTGCCCACGCGCGCACTATACCTGTT
This portion of the Acyrthosiphon pisum isolate AL4f chromosome A1, pea_aphid_22Mar2018_4r6ur, whole genome shotgun sequence genome encodes:
- the LOC100162040 gene encoding GAS2-like protein pickled eggs; translation: MALLVESRSFRPFKSSEEYLYAMKEDLAEWLNGLYPELYINVNNFMDRLDTGVALCKHSNCVRNYAEEHVNRRQAAGKSNISGIASIVLQLPAVRYLPGAKGGTFFARDNVSNFINWCRNGLGVFECLLFETDDLIMRKNEKHVILCLLEVARRGARVGVPAPMLVQTELRQIDREIAADKKYAQFSQGTDFNDGDDTDLSDGEDLTEYAPLPQIVTNDLKSLDEMVRDLVERCKCPTQFPMIRVSEGKYRIGDTKVLIFVRILRSHVMVRVGGGWDTLSHYLDKHDPCRCKTAHRAPVSAKLTGVRSGGPTLEISHAQVHYERSPPRTRRSSTSSTGSSGNGGYSGGLSLTSGGLATAKRASRRRSRSPSPRPTAKLSAPVDAGRRSRSPTPRRATDHLAVANAGCRSRSVTPSGRRTRRSASPSSAAVNGGGGERLLHVPNGQRQSCNDRSRSPSAARQRSGVDDTPTPKISLNFTSELAAELGDRLQRSSRESSVDIVQQRETGKMGGGRNGGDDCDDDDCDDDDDDDDDVTVDTSSTCRVSDNFRGTGQYHVLNPMPVTAIGERRHSTVREEESAVDTTPFSRVSDSLRVAAYDSPPSAGRKKSQTARGDAKKSEPVGTDSGSEVSDEGYRSLGVVASPPFNSNVKHVQKSNGTPPVTRVTRPPRSRSAGGKDTPSPQQSPFRRNRSTTQSSRHQQPAPAPAFGRSQTPTPSRRSPAPYADGSHHQPPFSTSSTPATPLLGRNNTWNAAGGRHWSSKQRPQLSADTFCQQVADIINRYAVMAPSPRKDSKPDSPIVTRIPAPVQRT